The following coding sequences are from one Spirochaetota bacterium window:
- a CDS encoding TatD family hydrolase has protein sequence MQLVDVHCHLESDHFAGMLDTIVEKAKRVGVVALITCAIVPEQWELSQTISKNYKEVYFSLGVHPWYIEESFYDELKKLTDIKDDKYCAIGEIGLDAKTNIDMQLQKEFFEDQLSIANELGKPVIVHCRSAFNELVASVKRVGTLKAGGVIHSYSGNVEITKQLIPFGFYFSFGGAITFRNSKKKVEVLKYIYPDYVLLETDSPDIPPVGKNGEINVPENIIYVVRAMSELIEKPEEEIAMVTTNNAKKLFNLKI, from the coding sequence ATGCAACTGGTAGATGTACATTGCCATTTAGAAAGTGATCACTTTGCCGGTATGCTTGACACTATAGTAGAGAAAGCAAAACGTGTGGGTGTGGTGGCTCTTATTACCTGTGCGATAGTTCCTGAACAATGGGAACTATCGCAAACTATCAGTAAAAATTATAAAGAAGTATACTTTTCATTAGGTGTCCATCCATGGTATATTGAAGAAAGTTTTTACGATGAATTGAAAAAACTTACTGATATTAAAGATGATAAATACTGTGCTATTGGTGAGATTGGGCTGGATGCAAAAACAAACATTGATATGCAGTTACAAAAAGAGTTCTTTGAAGACCAGCTATCAATTGCAAATGAGTTGGGAAAGCCAGTAATTGTCCATTGCAGAAGCGCATTCAATGAACTTGTTGCATCAGTAAAACGCGTTGGTACACTTAAAGCGGGCGGGGTTATACATTCGTATTCAGGAAATGTGGAAATAACAAAACAGCTAATCCCGTTTGGATTTTATTTTTCATTTGGTGGCGCAATAACGTTTCGTAATAGTAAGAAAAAAGTAGAAGTCTTGAAGTATATCTATCCTGATTATGTATTGTTGGAAACCGATAGTCCTGATATTCCCCCTGTTGGAAAAAATGGAGAAATCAATGTACCAGAAAATATCATTTATGTGGTAAGAGCAATGAGTGAGTTAATTGAAAAACCAGAAGAAGAAATTGCAATGGTAACCACTAATAATGCTAAGAAGTTATTTAATTTGAAAATATAA
- a CDS encoding secondary thiamine-phosphate synthase enzyme YjbQ has translation MKSYTEYLTFNTRTKRDYINITEQVEEIVKKSGIKEGLCLVNAMHITASVHINDDEKGLIHDIDDFLEQLAPHQPLSRYRHNRTGEDNGDAHIKRSLLGREVVVAVTNGKLDFGPWEQIFYAEFDGQRPKRVLVKVIGE, from the coding sequence ATGAAATCGTATACAGAATATTTAACATTCAATACGCGCACAAAACGAGATTATATAAACATCACCGAACAGGTTGAAGAGATAGTTAAAAAGAGTGGCATTAAAGAGGGATTGTGCCTTGTTAACGCAATGCACATAACAGCATCTGTGCATATCAATGATGATGAAAAAGGTTTAATCCATGATATAGATGATTTTTTAGAGCAACTGGCACCTCATCAGCCACTATCGCGCTACCGCCACAACCGTACTGGCGAAGACAATGGCGATGCTCATATAAAAAGAAGTTTACTGGGACGTGAGGTTGTGGTTGCAGTTACCAATGGTAAGCTTGATTTTGGCCCATGGGAACAGATTTTTTATGCAGAGTTTGATGGGCAACGACCAAAACGTGTACTGGTAAAGGTAATAGGTGAATAA
- a CDS encoding helix-turn-helix domain-containing protein codes for MNWRTNYHSYFLKRVLVLFILCFISCQPLITNTCHSNGDTINISSGWELILKPSDRVNDISAGHIDVPFIFTPYLLKYFNTFKGYAIVTKKIFIPKNWESKPLMIYLGKIGDADKTYFNGCLIGSEGEFPPEEFSLWNKDRIYICKPELIQYGSLNTIEVHIACQAYSRIVGKPYIRSFNDYNELSTINYFNYLKLSLPLFVNLFIGLTFLVIFILLCKNKKSRNQYITFILQLIPGFFVILEPTLPFALFDNSIIRIKIFGISWSLLVLFHLLFLHRIYNYYRKKIEYLLILITFFNVIMIINAQSIASIKFTSIMVISILTPLSLYNLSLHIQQLIKGNNFAKLFFTVGIILAITAAHDGIVYISVFTFHIVTICGYSFTSPIFQYTSLLIFVGAGLIIVNQFISMTNDIEQMNLELEKKVDERTKELKVSLENLSKAIEFGIFVYPVKNKSHFSQQLEPKIKQAIVYINNNYHDEVSREGIASMLNLHPDYFSKAFKYYTGKRLNDYINELRIKESMRLIQYSQKTILEIAMQVGFENLKTFNRAFKKFTGKNPSNYRTYK; via the coding sequence ATGAACTGGAGAACAAATTATCATTCTTATTTTTTGAAAAGAGTGCTGGTTTTGTTCATACTATGTTTTATTTCATGTCAACCATTAATTACAAATACCTGTCATAGTAATGGTGACACTATAAATATATCTTCGGGATGGGAATTAATACTTAAACCATCAGATAGAGTTAATGATATTAGTGCTGGCCATATAGATGTGCCTTTTATTTTTACACCATATCTATTAAAATATTTCAACACTTTTAAAGGATATGCAATAGTAACAAAAAAAATATTTATCCCAAAAAACTGGGAATCAAAACCGCTTATGATTTATTTAGGGAAAATAGGCGATGCTGATAAAACATATTTTAATGGGTGCTTAATTGGATCTGAAGGGGAATTTCCTCCTGAAGAATTTTCACTGTGGAACAAAGATCGCATCTATATATGTAAACCTGAGTTGATACAGTATGGATCATTAAATACTATTGAAGTACATATTGCCTGTCAAGCGTATAGCAGAATAGTAGGGAAACCGTACATTAGATCTTTTAATGATTACAATGAACTATCGACTATCAATTATTTTAATTATTTAAAACTTTCTTTGCCATTGTTTGTAAATCTATTTATTGGACTAACATTTTTAGTTATTTTCATCCTGTTATGTAAAAATAAAAAATCCAGAAATCAATATATTACTTTTATTTTGCAGCTCATTCCAGGTTTTTTTGTTATACTTGAACCTACTCTTCCTTTTGCTTTATTTGATAACAGCATAATCAGAATCAAAATATTTGGGATTTCCTGGAGTTTACTTGTTTTGTTTCATCTATTATTCCTTCATAGAATATATAATTATTATAGGAAAAAAATTGAATATCTATTAATACTCATTACTTTCTTCAATGTTATAATGATTATCAATGCACAAAGTATTGCTTCAATTAAATTTACCAGTATCATGGTAATATCAATTTTAACCCCACTTTCACTCTATAATCTTTCTCTTCATATCCAACAACTAATTAAAGGGAACAACTTTGCAAAATTATTTTTCACTGTTGGAATCATTCTGGCAATTACCGCGGCTCATGATGGAATTGTATATATTTCAGTTTTCACTTTTCATATTGTTACAATATGCGGTTATTCATTTACTTCACCAATTTTCCAATACACATCATTGTTAATTTTTGTTGGTGCAGGATTAATTATTGTTAATCAATTTATTTCAATGACTAATGATATTGAACAGATGAATTTAGAATTAGAAAAAAAAGTAGATGAACGAACTAAAGAATTGAAGGTAAGCCTGGAAAATCTTTCAAAAGCTATAGAATTTGGAATTTTTGTTTATCCTGTGAAAAATAAATCACACTTTTCCCAGCAACTTGAACCAAAGATTAAACAGGCCATAGTTTATATCAATAATAACTATCATGATGAAGTTTCACGTGAAGGCATAGCATCCATGCTCAATTTGCATCCTGATTATTTCAGTAAAGCCTTTAAGTATTATACAGGAAAACGCTTAAATGATTATATCAATGAACTACGAATAAAAGAATCTATGAGATTAATACAGTACTCTCAAAAGACTATTCTTGAAATTGCAATGCAGGTGGGATTTGAAAATTTAAAAACATTTAATCGTGCATTTAAAAAATTTACAGGCAAAAACCCCAGTAACTATCGCACATATAAATAA
- a CDS encoding DUF362 domain-containing protein, whose translation MQTVSIVKYTKSPDSLKQAIDLCNGFVDLKPGHKVLIKPNLVAWDELFPPAPYGVFTTTRLVEDLVILLKEFGCNDITIGEGSVEVKKGVGTMAAFKGLGYNELVSKYGVKLVDFNESKAEKCAIDDKTHLMIAKEALESDFVIDFPVLKTHGQTKISLGLKNLKGCLKLASKKLCHHPELNLEYCFPFVADYVKPKLTIIDGIYALEKGALHFGNAYKKDIIIASTDILAADMVGAKVMGYDPTDIAHFVTYAERHKKSLSLQDYDIKGEKLEDHIQPLKWDWAWTEDNTGPGVFAKMGVSGVALPKYDDTLCSGCSPIANMCNILVLSAFKGQPLPKVEILNGKKMQARAGYDKTILLGNCIIKANKNNPNIKEPIEVKGCPPDFEDVVKTLKACGLEVNEMAYLGYMKQQSEKYNGKEGYDPSFYQA comes from the coding sequence ATGCAAACTGTATCAATAGTAAAATATACTAAAAGCCCTGACTCTTTAAAGCAGGCGATAGATCTTTGTAATGGCTTTGTCGATTTAAAGCCAGGCCATAAAGTGTTAATTAAGCCCAATTTAGTTGCCTGGGATGAACTTTTCCCACCAGCACCATATGGTGTTTTTACCACAACCCGCCTTGTTGAAGATCTTGTTATACTATTGAAAGAATTTGGATGCAATGACATCACCATAGGAGAAGGTTCTGTTGAAGTTAAAAAAGGTGTTGGCACTATGGCTGCGTTTAAAGGGTTAGGATATAATGAGCTAGTTTCAAAATATGGTGTAAAGCTTGTTGATTTTAATGAATCTAAAGCGGAAAAATGTGCTATTGATGACAAAACACATTTAATGATAGCAAAAGAAGCGTTAGAATCCGACTTCGTTATAGATTTTCCTGTACTGAAAACACATGGCCAAACCAAGATTTCATTGGGATTAAAAAATCTTAAAGGATGCTTGAAATTAGCATCAAAAAAATTATGCCATCATCCTGAACTTAATTTAGAATACTGTTTCCCATTTGTAGCTGATTACGTAAAACCAAAGTTAACAATAATTGATGGTATCTATGCTCTGGAAAAAGGTGCATTGCACTTTGGCAATGCCTACAAAAAAGATATTATCATAGCATCTACCGATATTCTTGCGGCAGATATGGTTGGGGCCAAAGTTATGGGATATGATCCAACCGACATTGCTCATTTTGTAACGTATGCTGAGCGTCATAAAAAGTCATTATCATTACAGGATTACGATATTAAAGGTGAAAAACTTGAGGACCATATACAGCCACTTAAGTGGGATTGGGCTTGGACCGAAGACAATACTGGTCCTGGAGTTTTTGCAAAGATGGGCGTAAGTGGTGTCGCGCTTCCAAAATATGACGATACTCTATGCTCTGGATGTTCACCCATTGCCAATATGTGCAATATATTGGTATTATCAGCATTTAAAGGACAGCCACTGCCAAAGGTTGAAATACTTAACGGTAAAAAGATGCAGGCCAGGGCTGGCTATGATAAAACAATTTTACTTGGCAACTGCATCATCAAAGCAAATAAAAACAACCCCAATATCAAAGAGCCAATTGAAGTGAAGGGATGCCCACCCGATTTTGAAGATGTTGTGAAAACCTTAAAGGCTTGCGGACTGGAAGTTAATGAAATGGCATACTTAGGCTATATGAAACAGCAGAGCGAAAAATATAATGGCAAAGAAGGATATGATCCTTCGTTCTATCAAGCATAA
- a CDS encoding methyltransferase domain-containing protein, which yields MIRQNTIKIYYGGKERMKFETLQQLLEYDASLHTLIEPDSRFEMVFDRLKDCIETYKPHVIVKIGLGNPKYIEAIMQLSKALCVVVEPSLALLQSFYTRFGTQEWMNRLYTIAGNFNDFPIDYYKADMVVCIDCLDLLDTGRAIDEFRRALQFEGVFFLAGFVLPNDDIEGIFDEIAHAINPLHTDYYLEDDLKTFLTLNEFGLAKSHTERVAVNLFMVTEYLKANTEGLKQLIEENKELLGKFYNIQEDGTVALPYMISAYIRQKPSSDEPI from the coding sequence ATGATACGGCAAAATACTATAAAAATATATTATGGCGGGAAAGAAAGAATGAAATTTGAAACGTTGCAGCAACTTTTAGAATATGATGCATCATTACATACATTAATTGAACCAGATAGCCGCTTTGAAATGGTTTTTGACAGGCTTAAAGATTGTATTGAAACATACAAGCCGCATGTCATTGTTAAAATTGGGCTGGGGAATCCAAAATATATTGAAGCTATCATGCAACTTTCAAAAGCACTATGCGTGGTGGTTGAGCCTTCGCTTGCGCTGCTGCAATCATTTTATACCAGGTTTGGCACACAAGAATGGATGAATCGTTTGTATACCATTGCAGGGAATTTTAATGATTTCCCCATTGATTACTATAAGGCGGATATGGTTGTATGTATTGATTGCTTAGATTTGCTGGATACAGGGCGGGCAATTGATGAATTCAGACGTGCTTTACAGTTTGAAGGTGTGTTCTTTTTAGCTGGATTTGTATTACCTAATGATGACATAGAAGGAATATTTGATGAGATAGCTCATGCAATAAATCCTCTTCATACCGATTACTATCTGGAAGATGATTTAAAGACATTTTTAACGCTTAATGAGTTTGGATTGGCAAAATCCCACACAGAAAGGGTTGCCGTTAATCTTTTCATGGTTACCGAATACCTTAAAGCTAACACTGAAGGCTTAAAACAGTTAATTGAAGAAAATAAAGAGTTGCTTGGGAAGTTTTATAACATTCAGGAAGATGGGACAGTGGCCCTGCCGTATATGATTTCTGCATATATACGGCAGAAGCCTTCATCTGATGAACCCATATAA